Within the Pseudonocardia alni genome, the region CGGTGTCCGGATCGGTCAGGGCGAGCGCCCGGTCGCCGACGACGCCGTGTGTGTCGAGCTCGAGGGCGGCGAGGTCCTCCCCCAGCATCGACTTCACGGGGTAGCGGTGCAGGGACAGGACCTCGCCGGCCATCAGAGCAGGCCCTGTGCGGTCAGCCAGTTCTTCGCCACGGTGTCGACCGACGGCTTGTCCGGCGCGGCGGCCGCCTCGTTCAGGCCGAGCAGCTCCTGCGTGGTCAGCTTCGCCGAGACCGCGTTCAGGATCTCGGTGACCTGCGGGGTCGCCTTCTCCTTGTTGATCAGCGGTACGACGTTCTGCGCGGCGAAGTTGTTCTGCGGGTCGGTGAGGACCACGAAGTCGTTCTCCGGGATCGCCGCGTCGGTGGTGAACAGGTCCGCGGCCTGCACGTCGCCGTTCTTCAGCGCTGCGACGGTCAGCGGGCCGCCGGCGTCGAGCGAGCGGTAGGACTTGAACGAGCAGTTGTAGGTCTTCTGGATGCCGGGGATGCCGTCGGGACGGGTCTGGAACTCCGGCGGGCCGCCGAACACGAGCTCACCGCAGCGCGACGCGATGTCGGCGATCGAGGTCGCGTTCAGCCGCTGCGCGGTCTCCCTCGTGACGACGACGGCGTCCTTGTCCTCGGCCTCGGCCCGGTTCAGCACGGTCAGCGTCGGGGCCGCGGTGTTCAGCGTGGACTGCAGTGCGGTGTAGACCTCGTCCGGCTCGGTCTGCGCGGCGTTCTTGTCCAGGTACTGCAGCAACGTGCCGCTGTAGTCCGGGATCAGGTCGATCGAGCCGTCCTTGAGCGCCGGCACGTAGGCCTCGCGGGACCCGATCGGCGGCCGGGTCTCGACCGTGACGCCCTTGGCCTGCAGCGCCTGGGCGAACACCGAGGACAGGATCTGGCTCTCGGTGAAGTTCGCGGCGCCGACGACGACGGTGTTCTGGTCGTCGCTGCCGGACTGGCCGCCCCCGGCGAGGGGGTCGGAGCCCCCGCCGCAGGCGGTCAG harbors:
- a CDS encoding ABC transporter substrate-binding protein, whose product is MRRTRLLTAVAATVTAAFALTACGGGSDPLAGGGQSGSDDQNTVVVGAANFTESQILSSVFAQALQAKGVTVETRPPIGSREAYVPALKDGSIDLIPDYSGTLLQYLDKNAAQTEPDEVYTALQSTLNTAAPTLTVLNRAEAEDKDAVVVTRETAQRLNATSIADIASRCGELVFGGPPEFQTRPDGIPGIQKTYNCSFKSYRSLDAGGPLTVAALKNGDVQAADLFTTDAAIPENDFVVLTDPQNNFAAQNVVPLINKEKATPQVTEILNAVSAKLTTQELLGLNEAAAAPDKPSVDTVAKNWLTAQGLL